In Castanea sativa cultivar Marrone di Chiusa Pesio chromosome 6, ASM4071231v1, a single window of DNA contains:
- the LOC142639862 gene encoding uncharacterized protein LOC142639862, giving the protein MVPATVPGCAIFERVFWAFGLSIEGFQHCRPVISIDGTFLYGKYRGMENQLLKYQITRDRITQLNADGDKYLRELPVQKWTLAHDGGHRYGAMTTNLSESFNGVLKSARNLPITALVELTYYRCVVYFTDRYTKARTEIIAGERITSYAKNKFNKWEKKAPKHSVTVFSHEDGLFEVRTPINPNSAYRGNHRHEVNLRESTCSCQKWQVYKISCSHVIAVCKYQGISAMRYIDRCYCLEEQVACYAPRFCMVLDSVHWNEPDFPVLYPNVKLRRAKGRPRSTRLLNEMDLRTEHQPRPLCNLCRQEGHNRRTCPTRTVAGSTSGQTE; this is encoded by the exons ATGGTACCTGCTACTGTGCCAGGCTGTGCCATATTCGAGAGAGTGTTCTGGGCTTTTGGTCTATCAATTGAAGGTTTTCAACATTGTAGGCCAGTGATTAGTATAGATGGAACTTTCCTATATGGTAAGTATAGAG GCATGGAGAATCAGCTACTAAAGTATCAAATAACAAGGGATAGAATTACTCAATTAAATGCAGATGGTGATAAGTATTTAAGGGAATTACCAGTGCAGAAGTGGACATTAGCACACGATGGTGGACATCGTTATGGGGCAATGACCACAAATTTGTCTGAAAGCTTCAACGGTGTTCTAAAGAGTGCTAGAAATCTGCCCATAACTGCGTTAGTCGAGCTTACATACTACCGTTGTGTAGTCTACTTTACCGATCGGTATACTAAGGCACGCACAGAGATTATAGCCGGTGAACGCATTACATCCTATGCAAagaataaattcaataaatgggaaaaaaagGCACCAAAGCATTCAGTTACTGTGTTTAGTCATGAAGATGGTCTATTTGAAGTCAGAACACCAATAAACCCTAACTCTGCATATAGGGGTAATCATCGTCATGAGGTAAATTTGAGGGAGAGCACTTGTAGTTGTCAAAAATGGCAGGTTTATAAGATTTCGTGCTCACATGTCATTGCCGTGTGTAAATATCAAGGCATCTCTGCAATGCGATATATCGATCGCTGCTACTGTTTGGAAGAACAAGTTGCTTGTTATGCACCTAGATTTTGCATGGTTCTAGACAGTGTACATTGGAATGAGCCTGATTTCCCGGTCTTGTATCCTAATGTGAAGTTGCGCCGTGCAAAAGGTCGACCAAGATCAACTCGGCTTCTAAATGAAATGGATTTAAGGACAGAGCATCAACCAAGGCCATTGTGCAACCTCTGTAGGCAAGAAGGCCATAACAGAAGAACATGCCCCACTCGAACTGTGGCTGGCTCCACTAGTGGCCAAACTGAATGA